A genomic stretch from Microtus pennsylvanicus isolate mMicPen1 chromosome 9, mMicPen1.hap1, whole genome shotgun sequence includes:
- the Paxx gene encoding protein PAXX isoform X1 yields MAPPPLSPPLCVLPPGSGPPRFVCYCESENSGDGDGGGFNLYVTDAAELWSTCFSPDSLATLKTRFGLSGTEDIPSRFRAACQQQAVTVSLQEDRASMTLSGDTSALAFDLSKVPSPEAAPKLQALTLSLAERVYNLEKRLAEETSPRKNTHPAGPQFFLPEPDHQRGSSGLGVRRRCPGESLINPGFKSKKPAGGVDFDET; encoded by the exons ATGGCCCCTCCGCCGCTGTCGCCGCCGCTGTGCGTTCTGCCGCCAGGCTCGGGCCCTCCCCGCTTCGTGTGCTATTGTGAGTCGGAGAACAGCGGAGACGGGGACGGCGGCGGCTTCAACCTCTA TGTGACGGACGCCGCGGAGCTCTGGAGCACCTGCTTCTCGCCTGACAGCCTGGCGACGCTC AAAACCCGATTTGGCCTAAGTGGGACCGAGGACATCCCTTCCCGGTTCAG GGCAGCTTGCCAGCAACAAGCAGTGACTGTAAGCCTGCAAGAGGATAGGGCCTCGATGACCCTTTCAGGGGACACCTCCGCACTAGCCTTTGACCTCTCCAAGGTGCCCAGCCCAGAGGCAGCGCCTAAGCTCCAAGCTTTGACTCTCAGCCTGGCAGAGCGTGTGTACAACCTAGAGAAGCGGCTGGCAG AAGAGACTAGTCCCAGGAAGAACACCCATCCAGCGGGCCCTCAGTTCTTCTTACCAG AACCTGATCACCAGAGAGGCAGCTCTGGACTTGGAGTCAGGAGACGGTGTCCAGGGGAGTCTCTCATCAACCCTGGCTTCAAAAG TAAGAAGCCAGCTGGTGGTGTAGACTTCGATGAGACCTGA
- the Paxx gene encoding protein PAXX isoform X2, with product MAPPPLSPPLCVLPPGSGPPRFVCYCESENSGDGDGGGFNLYVTDAAELWSTCFSPDSLATLKTRFGLSGTEDIPSRFRAACQQQAVTVSLQEDRASMTLSGDTSALAFDLSKVPSPEAAPKLQALTLSLAERVYNLEKRLAEETSPRKNTHPAGPQFFLPEPDHQRGSSGLGVRRRCPGESLINPGFKRSQLVV from the exons ATGGCCCCTCCGCCGCTGTCGCCGCCGCTGTGCGTTCTGCCGCCAGGCTCGGGCCCTCCCCGCTTCGTGTGCTATTGTGAGTCGGAGAACAGCGGAGACGGGGACGGCGGCGGCTTCAACCTCTA TGTGACGGACGCCGCGGAGCTCTGGAGCACCTGCTTCTCGCCTGACAGCCTGGCGACGCTC AAAACCCGATTTGGCCTAAGTGGGACCGAGGACATCCCTTCCCGGTTCAG GGCAGCTTGCCAGCAACAAGCAGTGACTGTAAGCCTGCAAGAGGATAGGGCCTCGATGACCCTTTCAGGGGACACCTCCGCACTAGCCTTTGACCTCTCCAAGGTGCCCAGCCCAGAGGCAGCGCCTAAGCTCCAAGCTTTGACTCTCAGCCTGGCAGAGCGTGTGTACAACCTAGAGAAGCGGCTGGCAG AAGAGACTAGTCCCAGGAAGAACACCCATCCAGCGGGCCCTCAGTTCTTCTTACCAG AACCTGATCACCAGAGAGGCAGCTCTGGACTTGGAGTCAGGAGACGGTGTCCAGGGGAGTCTCTCATCAACCCTGGCTTCAAAAG AAGCCAGCTGGTGGTGTAG
- the Ptgds gene encoding prostaglandin-H2 D-isomerase: protein MAVLHMLWMGLVLLGLLGFPQTQAEGESHDSVQPNFQEDKFLGRWYSAGLASNSSWFREKKPVLFMCKTVVAPSTDGGLNLTSTFLRKNQCETKIMVLQASAVPGQYNYNSPHWGSIHSVSVVETNYDEYALLFSRGTKGPGQDFRMATLYSRTQTVKDKVKEKFTAFSKALGLTEEDIVFLPPPDKCIQE from the exons ATGGCTGTTCTTCACATGCTGTGGATGGGGCTGGTCCTGCTGGGGCTCTTGGGATTCCCACAGACTCAAGCTGAGGGTGAGAGCCATGACTCGGTGCAGCCCAACTTTCAAGAAGACAAG TTCCTGGGGCGCTGGTACAGTGCagggctggcctccaattcaagCTGGTTCCGGGAGAAGAAACCGGTACTGTTTATGTGCAAGACGGTGGTAGCTCCCTCCACAGACGGCGGCCTCAACCTCACCTCTACCTTCCTCAG GAAGAACCAGTGTGAAACCAAGATCATGGTACTGCAGGCTTCAGCGGTTCCCGGGCAATACAACTACAACAGCCCCC ACTGGGGCAGCATCCACTCCGTCTCCGTGGTGGAAACCAACTATGATGAGTACGCACTGCTGTTCAGCAGGGGCACCAAGGGCCCAGGCCAGGACTTCCGCATGGCCACCCTCTACA GCCGAACCCAGACTGTAAAGGACAAGGTGAAGGAGAAATTCACCGCCTTTAGCAAGGCCCTGGGCCTCACAGAGGAGGACATTGTTTTCCTACCCCCACCGG ATAAATGCATTCAAGAGTAA